The Vibrio agarivorans genome window below encodes:
- the cobT gene encoding nicotinate-nucleotide--dimethylbenzimidazole phosphoribosyltransferase, with translation MMLNSPLSQDIQNKINSKTKPLGALGQLEQVALQMAVIQGKGAETAPESILVKKPTLIIFAGDHGIAEQGVSIAPSVVTQQMVANFLAGGAAANCFCRTNDVAMEIVDCGMIAPVPSKAEHYFEQRLGEGTRDFSQQAAMTLEQVERGLKLGAERVHSLADQGCNTVMFGEMGIGNTSSAAALLAVLSKQPVEQCVGYGTGVSNQQLALKRTLIEQAVIRVSEATPKQALIEVGGFEIVQIVGAFLAAQEHNMIVLVDGFIVSVAAYVATLMREECLEQMIFAHCSQESGHQLLLALLEAKPLLDLALRLGEGTGAVLALPLLRASAEFYNTMASFEQAGVTV, from the coding sequence ATGATGCTTAACTCACCACTGAGCCAAGATATTCAAAATAAGATCAACAGCAAAACTAAGCCACTTGGTGCACTGGGGCAACTTGAACAAGTCGCGCTGCAGATGGCTGTGATTCAAGGTAAAGGAGCAGAGACAGCACCAGAGTCCATTCTGGTGAAAAAGCCAACGCTAATCATTTTTGCTGGGGATCATGGCATTGCCGAGCAGGGGGTGAGTATTGCACCTAGTGTTGTGACTCAGCAGATGGTGGCAAACTTTTTAGCAGGAGGCGCTGCGGCGAACTGTTTTTGTCGAACCAATGATGTTGCGATGGAAATTGTCGATTGTGGGATGATTGCGCCTGTACCTTCAAAGGCCGAACACTATTTTGAACAGCGTTTAGGAGAAGGAACGCGTGATTTCTCGCAACAGGCCGCCATGACATTAGAACAGGTTGAACGTGGCCTTAAACTGGGAGCTGAACGGGTACACAGCCTTGCTGATCAAGGGTGTAATACAGTGATGTTTGGTGAGATGGGCATTGGTAATACAAGTAGTGCCGCTGCGCTATTAGCGGTGCTCTCCAAGCAACCTGTCGAGCAATGTGTTGGCTATGGGACAGGGGTCAGTAATCAACAGCTGGCGCTTAAGCGAACGTTAATCGAGCAAGCGGTTATCAGGGTATCAGAGGCAACACCTAAGCAAGCACTGATTGAAGTGGGCGGCTTTGAAATTGTGCAAATAGTGGGGGCGTTTCTCGCCGCCCAAGAGCACAACATGATTGTGCTTGTCGACGGTTTTATTGTGTCGGTTGCTGCCTATGTTGCGACCCTGATGCGTGAAGAGTGCTTAGAGCAAATGATTTTTGCGCATTGCTCTCAAGAGTCAGGGCATCAGCTGTTACTTGCACTTTTAGAAGCTAAACCATTACTTGATTTAGCGCTAAGATTAGGAGAGGGGACCGGCGCCGTTCTTGCTTTACCTTTATTGAGAGCAAGCGCAGAGTTTTACAACACTATGGCAAGCTTTGAACAAGCTGGAGTTACTGTTTAA
- a CDS encoding adenosylcobinamide-GDP ribazoletransferase yields the protein MVKFLKYQWELFWLALGFFSRIPIPQSTPYSEERMNRSGRYFPLVGLALGAIVYAGYWAFSYVLPIEVAVLLTMILSVLLTGAFHEDGLADMADGIGGGMTVERRLEIMKDSRLGTYGTITLILALFLKWQLLVTLFGSGLISPMLVLLIGYGLSRAVAVTLIYDMKYVTDSAGSKSKPLAQRQTLAEFWCAIAIGVTPLIGIPPVPASIMLVSMMILRVLFQIWLDKRLGGFTGDCLGAVQQVSELTLYIIMLMMIQ from the coding sequence ATGGTTAAATTTTTAAAGTACCAATGGGAACTGTTTTGGCTCGCGTTGGGCTTTTTTTCTCGCATTCCAATACCTCAATCAACGCCGTACTCTGAAGAGCGCATGAACCGCTCAGGGCGTTATTTTCCATTGGTAGGCTTAGCGCTTGGTGCGATCGTTTATGCTGGCTATTGGGCGTTTAGTTATGTGCTGCCAATCGAGGTGGCAGTGCTACTCACAATGATATTGAGCGTACTATTGACTGGGGCGTTTCACGAAGATGGTCTTGCAGATATGGCCGATGGCATCGGTGGAGGCATGACGGTTGAGCGCCGTTTAGAGATCATGAAAGACAGTCGCTTGGGGACGTATGGTACGATTACCCTCATATTGGCGCTGTTCTTAAAGTGGCAATTGTTGGTGACACTTTTTGGTTCAGGCCTCATTAGCCCAATGTTAGTGTTGCTTATTGGCTATGGGTTAAGTCGCGCAGTCGCTGTCACGCTTATCTATGACATGAAGTATGTAACGGATAGTGCGGGCAGTAAAAGTAAGCCGTTGGCCCAAAGGCAAACTCTGGCTGAGTTTTGGTGCGCGATAGCCATTGGTGTCACGCCTTTGATAGGTATTCCTCCAGTACCAGCATCCATCATGCTGGTTTCGATGATGATCTTACGGGTATTGTTCCAAATCTGGTTAGACAAACGCTTAGGGGGCTTTACTGGTGACTGTTTAGGTGCGGTTCAACAAGTGTCTGAACTGACGTTGTACATCATCATGCTCATGATGATTCAATAG
- a CDS encoding type II toxin-antitoxin system RelE/ParE family toxin — protein MQTAMQLITAIQYCDKLSHNAFKCNQLALLGYSWVENKLEIYLLHLDSHENFYQKLKSQRKTDLKFIDS, from the coding sequence ATGCAAACAGCTATGCAATTAATTACCGCCATTCAATATTGCGACAAATTGTCGCACAATGCATTCAAATGTAACCAACTCGCTTTGCTCGGGTACTCTTGGGTTGAAAATAAGCTTGAAATCTATTTACTCCATCTCGATTCTCACGAGAACTTTTACCAAAAGCTCAAAAGTCAGCGAAAAACTGATTTGAAATTCATTGACTCTTAA
- the cobU gene encoding bifunctional adenosylcobinamide kinase/adenosylcobinamide-phosphate guanylyltransferase: MITLVLGGARSGKSSYAEQKILEQSPADAMHYIATAQGLDDEMSRRIEHHKAHRDKDWVVEEIPLEVAHRLDKAKSGDWILVDCLTLWLTNVIVNIGDGVTPVEADSQIRHAVEELVLSLKTTQANVVLVSNEVGLGVMPLGEITRRYVDHAGWMNQAIAKIADHVVFVAAGLPVALKGEA, from the coding sequence ATGATTACGCTTGTTTTAGGCGGTGCACGCTCTGGTAAATCCAGTTATGCCGAACAAAAGATCTTAGAGCAGTCACCAGCTGATGCGATGCATTATATCGCTACTGCACAAGGCTTAGACGATGAGATGAGTCGTCGAATTGAACACCACAAAGCGCATCGCGACAAAGATTGGGTGGTAGAGGAAATACCGCTTGAGGTAGCACACCGTTTAGATAAAGCCAAATCGGGCGATTGGATATTAGTTGACTGCTTGACACTTTGGCTCACTAACGTGATTGTCAACATTGGTGACGGTGTCACTCCTGTTGAGGCCGATAGTCAAATTCGTCACGCAGTCGAAGAGTTGGTGCTTTCCCTCAAAACAACACAAGCCAACGTGGTATTAGTGTCAAATGAAGTGGGACTGGGAGTTATGCCTCTCGGTGAAATCACGCGTCGTTATGTCGACCATGCGGGTTGGATGAATCAAGCGATTGCCAAGATTGCAGATCATGTGGTGTTTGTCGCTGCTGGCCTACCAGTTGCGCTTAAAGGTGAAGCGTAA
- a CDS encoding histidine phosphatase family protein, with protein sequence MANIYLIRHGKVSGAPALYGHTDVSVECHTQCVLAEKVEAKFSFSHVVTSPLIRCSELAKQLVERNSELSLHVAPEFMEMNFGDLDGVPFEELDQLGDTLDAFSRSPIDSPLPNGETLSVFYDRVIRAWQRLVQNTHEDTLLITHGGVIRVILAHTLKMNWKAPELYQRLQIANASVTHLETLPKFDGWVTVKSIGLSLTDIAPNIGDYH encoded by the coding sequence ATGGCTAATATCTATCTCATCCGCCATGGTAAGGTTTCTGGTGCGCCAGCGCTTTATGGGCATACAGATGTATCTGTTGAATGCCATACTCAATGTGTGTTGGCTGAAAAGGTAGAAGCAAAATTCTCATTTAGCCATGTTGTGACTTCTCCTCTCATCCGCTGCTCTGAGCTTGCCAAGCAATTAGTCGAGCGCAATTCTGAGCTTTCTTTACACGTAGCGCCTGAGTTTATGGAGATGAACTTTGGCGATCTCGATGGTGTTCCCTTTGAAGAATTAGACCAACTCGGCGATACGCTGGATGCGTTTTCACGTTCACCGATTGATAGTCCATTGCCAAACGGGGAAACTCTGAGTGTTTTCTATGATAGGGTGATTCGCGCATGGCAGCGGTTAGTGCAAAATACACATGAAGATACGTTATTAATCACACACGGTGGTGTGATTAGAGTGATTTTAGCTCACACTCTGAAGATGAACTGGAAAGCGCCCGAGCTATACCAGCGTCTTCAAATTGCAAATGCTAGCGTGACACACCTTGAGACCTTGCCAAAGTTTGATGGGTGGGTAACAGTCAAGAGTATAGGCCTCTCACTCACAGATATTGCGCCAAATATAGGCGATTATCATTGA
- a CDS encoding succinylglutamate desuccinylase — MTSSPFQQSFLKDTLDLAVPIDPKMLELDNGTTLKLLQRGVIECIPANFDHETGKHIIVSTGIHGDETAPLELIDKIVEDIASGFQVIKERTLFIIAHPEATNLHQRFVDENLNRLFDSKTRPATTETQIADNLKKVLTSFYQDTPKDNRWHLDLHCAIRLSKHYSFAVSPKTRHPVRSRALFEFIELCHVEAVLLSNAPSSTFSWYSAEKFAAQAMTIELGQVAKIGDNQLDKLMAFDMTLRDLLARIEPEHHPRRVVHYRVSRTIVRMHDDFDFMFGDDVENFTEFKHGEVFGHDGEKPLMAKNEGEAVVFPNRNVAIGQRAALMVCAVRTRYDADQLVYD, encoded by the coding sequence ATGACATCATCACCATTTCAGCAATCCTTCTTAAAAGACACGTTGGATCTGGCTGTACCCATCGACCCCAAAATGTTGGAGTTAGACAATGGTACAACGCTGAAATTATTACAACGTGGTGTCATCGAGTGCATTCCAGCCAATTTTGATCACGAAACCGGTAAGCACATTATTGTATCTACTGGTATTCATGGTGATGAAACCGCGCCGTTGGAACTGATCGATAAAATCGTTGAAGATATTGCGAGCGGCTTCCAAGTCATCAAAGAGCGTACGCTGTTCATTATTGCTCACCCAGAAGCGACGAACTTACACCAGCGTTTTGTCGATGAAAACCTCAATCGACTATTCGATAGCAAAACTCGCCCAGCGACGACGGAAACGCAAATTGCTGACAATCTCAAGAAGGTGCTCACAAGTTTCTACCAGGACACGCCAAAAGACAATCGTTGGCATTTAGATCTGCACTGTGCGATCCGTCTGTCGAAGCATTACTCGTTTGCAGTCAGCCCTAAAACGCGTCACCCGGTTCGTAGCAGAGCGCTGTTCGAGTTTATCGAGTTGTGTCATGTGGAAGCGGTATTGCTTTCTAACGCGCCATCGAGCACATTTAGTTGGTATTCTGCCGAGAAATTTGCCGCTCAAGCGATGACGATTGAGTTAGGGCAGGTGGCAAAAATTGGCGACAACCAACTCGATAAGCTCATGGCCTTTGATATGACGTTACGCGATCTGCTCGCTCGCATCGAGCCAGAGCACCATCCACGCCGTGTTGTTCACTATCGCGTTAGCCGCACAATCGTGCGTATGCATGATGATTTTGATTTTATGTTTGGTGATGATGTAGAAAACTTTACCGAGTTCAAACATGGTGAGGTGTTTGGCCATGACGGGGAGAAACCTTTAATGGCTAAAAATGAAGGGGAAGCGGTGGTCTTCCCAAATCGCAATGTCGCTATTGGTCAACGGGCTGCTTTGATGGTTTGTGCCGTGAGAACCCGTTATGATGCCGATCAATTGGTCTACGATTGA
- the btuC gene encoding vitamin B12 ABC transporter permease BtuC — protein sequence MDLNQIIATERVRWRRAFFIFASLLTVISAFYLALGELTIFPFWQLSDIEQQLLLQLRMPRLVSALTIGASLAVAGAILQTLLANPLAEPGIIGISGGSSLGMVVVMFGLPWFATPLGFMVGAFLGALLFTLLLVFVASKLKLNTSRLLLVGVALGILSSAVVTWAFYFSDDMNLRQLLYWLMGNLAGNQWYQLFVVILVLPVLVWLTSQASNLDKLMLGESHAKQLGLDITKMRRLMIICAALLVGSSVALGGVIGFVGLIVPHLIRLKFGYDHRYLLPLSAMAGAGLVALADLVARMSLSSGELPVGVVTTTIGAPIFIWMLVKNHDYR from the coding sequence ATGGATTTAAACCAAATTATTGCAACAGAGCGCGTACGTTGGAGACGCGCTTTTTTTATTTTTGCCTCACTATTGACGGTCATCTCAGCCTTCTATCTTGCGCTAGGTGAGTTAACCATCTTTCCCTTTTGGCAGTTGAGTGATATTGAACAGCAACTTCTTTTACAACTTAGAATGCCACGTCTCGTCTCTGCACTCACTATCGGTGCATCACTTGCTGTTGCTGGTGCAATATTGCAAACGCTTCTTGCTAATCCCCTAGCAGAACCGGGTATTATTGGGATATCGGGCGGTTCAAGCTTAGGCATGGTGGTAGTCATGTTTGGCTTGCCTTGGTTTGCTACGCCACTCGGCTTTATGGTTGGGGCATTTCTCGGAGCGCTGCTATTTACCCTGTTATTAGTCTTTGTGGCGAGCAAGCTCAAACTAAATACGTCACGCTTGCTCCTTGTCGGTGTGGCTCTAGGTATCTTGTCGAGTGCGGTTGTGACATGGGCGTTCTATTTCAGTGATGACATGAATTTGCGTCAATTGCTTTATTGGCTCATGGGTAACTTGGCAGGCAACCAATGGTATCAACTGTTTGTTGTGATTCTGGTATTGCCAGTTTTAGTCTGGCTTACTTCTCAAGCGTCCAACCTAGATAAGCTAATGCTTGGTGAATCTCATGCGAAACAATTGGGGTTGGACATCACAAAAATGCGCCGCTTGATGATCATTTGTGCCGCTTTGCTGGTGGGCAGTTCTGTAGCGTTAGGCGGGGTGATTGGTTTTGTTGGCTTGATTGTTCCTCACCTGATACGACTCAAATTTGGCTATGACCACCGCTATTTGCTGCCCCTCAGTGCAATGGCTGGGGCAGGGTTAGTCGCATTAGCTGACCTTGTAGCGCGCATGAGTCTTAGCTCTGGAGAGTTGCCCGTTGGTGTGGTGACAACAACGATTGGCGCGCCAATTTTTATTTGGATGTTGGTGAAGAACCATGATTACCGTTAA
- a CDS encoding ATP-binding cassette domain-containing protein — protein MITVKDLAVESRLLPCSFSVHKGEVLHLVGPNGSGKSTLISALASDIAYQGSIQIDTQILSSDSMQQQSELRSYLPQSGRPAFNVPVFKYLQVSVPKWVEQGSEVFRATFERLTTHFDLQDKLRKPIGQLSGGEWQRVRIVATCLQVWPEYNQHAKFVLFDEPSAALDISFDGKLHQLITQLAQMGLAVIVANHDLNRSLRHADRVMLMSHGVLKYWGAAGETLTQERIAEVYKTPVKLHEIDGQALFVFE, from the coding sequence ATGATTACCGTTAAAGATCTTGCGGTTGAAAGCCGACTTCTGCCGTGTAGCTTCTCTGTCCATAAAGGTGAGGTCCTCCACCTTGTTGGGCCTAATGGCAGTGGCAAAAGTACCTTGATCTCAGCACTGGCAAGCGATATCGCTTATCAGGGAAGCATCCAAATTGATACACAAATATTATCATCAGACTCTATGCAACAGCAGTCTGAATTGAGAAGCTACTTGCCGCAATCTGGTCGGCCAGCGTTTAATGTACCGGTGTTTAAGTATTTACAGGTATCGGTGCCGAAGTGGGTTGAACAAGGCAGCGAAGTATTTAGAGCGACCTTTGAGCGCCTAACTACGCATTTTGATTTGCAAGACAAGTTACGCAAACCTATTGGCCAACTTTCAGGTGGTGAGTGGCAACGGGTGCGTATTGTCGCGACATGCTTACAGGTTTGGCCTGAGTATAACCAACATGCAAAATTTGTTTTGTTTGATGAGCCATCAGCGGCCCTTGATATTAGTTTTGATGGCAAGCTGCATCAGTTGATAACGCAACTCGCACAGATGGGGTTAGCTGTCATTGTAGCTAACCATGATCTTAATCGTAGCTTACGACATGCAGATCGCGTCATGCTAATGAGTCATGGAGTATTAAAGTATTGGGGGGCGGCTGGAGAAACCTTGACGCAAGAGAGAATTGCCGAAGTCTATAAAACGCCCGTTAAGCTGCATGAAATTGACGGACAAGCATTGTTTGTCTTTGAATAG
- a CDS encoding nucleoside triphosphate pyrophosphohydrolase family protein, with amino-acid sequence MHLSKLTPEIFAHLYRDITEFRTTFDLPVAQPNTLDEKADTLHTSLIIEELTELAEAPDKTERADAIVDSVYVLMGRLVHLGQDKIEDNLSINYMIDLLLNVATNLSIDFLPCWDEVHSSNMSKVCRNEQEFADTEAHYAKQGIALQAVVNGDYIIAKCAEDVVTAEKTIRQGKVLKSVYYRAADLVPLTK; translated from the coding sequence ATGCATCTTTCAAAACTGACGCCTGAAATCTTTGCTCACCTATACCGCGACATTACTGAGTTTCGTACCACTTTCGATCTACCGGTTGCGCAGCCCAACACACTGGATGAAAAAGCAGATACCTTACACACCTCTCTGATCATAGAAGAACTGACGGAGCTTGCAGAGGCCCCTGATAAAACAGAGCGAGCTGATGCGATTGTCGATAGTGTCTATGTTTTGATGGGCCGACTAGTCCACCTTGGGCAAGATAAAATTGAAGATAACCTCTCTATTAACTACATGATCGATCTGCTACTGAACGTGGCAACAAACCTATCTATCGATTTCTTGCCTTGCTGGGATGAAGTTCATTCAAGCAACATGAGCAAAGTGTGTCGTAACGAGCAAGAGTTCGCTGACACCGAAGCACACTACGCCAAACAAGGCATCGCCCTTCAAGCCGTTGTCAATGGTGACTACATCATCGCTAAATGTGCCGAGGATGTGGTAACAGCTGAGAAAACTATTCGTCAGGGTAAAGTTCTGAAGTCTGTCTATTACCGAGCTGCGGACCTAGTCCCACTCACCAAATAA
- a CDS encoding DNA ligase, with protein sequence MNIRHTILTIAISTCFSSHAQPTDFRPVMLAKSYHSSVDINQYWVSEKLDGIRAYWDGSTLKTRTGHVIHAPDWFIEPLPVFALEGELWAGREQFHIVQTTVLDDQADDEAWRQIGFHIFDMPHAAGSFQSRYQTIEQWLIALENEGRYSHLHLVEQFSIESHLELEEKLLALSELGAEGLMLKLINSPYIEGRSEALLKLKTYQDREAIVLGYKMGKGKYQGQVGALLVRNLDGVEFYLGSGLSDVQRETPPSIGTTVTYRFNGLTQYGKPKYPRLLRERPAAF encoded by the coding sequence ATGAACATTCGCCATACCATTCTCACCATCGCTATAAGCACTTGTTTCTCCTCTCACGCTCAGCCTACCGATTTCCGACCGGTTATGCTGGCAAAAAGCTATCACTCTTCTGTCGATATTAATCAGTACTGGGTAAGTGAAAAGCTTGACGGGATCCGCGCTTATTGGGACGGCTCGACGCTAAAAACACGCACAGGCCACGTTATTCATGCCCCTGACTGGTTTATTGAACCGTTACCTGTGTTTGCTCTTGAAGGTGAGTTATGGGCTGGACGTGAGCAGTTCCACATAGTACAAACTACCGTTCTTGATGATCAGGCGGATGATGAAGCGTGGCGTCAGATCGGTTTCCATATTTTCGATATGCCCCATGCGGCTGGGAGTTTTCAGAGTCGATATCAAACAATAGAGCAGTGGTTGATCGCACTGGAGAATGAAGGGCGCTATTCTCACCTTCATTTAGTGGAGCAATTCTCGATTGAGTCACACCTTGAACTTGAAGAAAAGCTGTTGGCGCTCAGTGAGCTAGGGGCGGAAGGACTCATGCTTAAATTGATAAATTCGCCTTACATTGAAGGTCGAAGTGAAGCCCTGCTTAAACTGAAAACTTACCAAGACCGAGAGGCGATTGTTTTAGGTTACAAGATGGGTAAGGGGAAGTATCAAGGCCAAGTTGGGGCATTGTTAGTGCGAAACTTAGACGGCGTAGAGTTTTACCTTGGATCAGGGCTGAGTGATGTGCAGCGTGAAACACCCCCCTCTATCGGCACAACCGTCACGTATCGTTTTAATGGCTTAACGCAGTATGGTAAACCCAAATATCCGCGACTATTGCGTGAGCGCCCCGCAGCGTTTTGA
- a CDS encoding DUF3080 family protein: MKIWRAIVTLTVISFLLGCESEQKAMYERYSTRLGNVLDISLGDMPDTEAVTLEDTRDLLRSPTAITIGLLDSYSLRKCGLFQLIADKNSILGKVADPFREFDYQVQFIQQAQRCIEDDSIDIDVAQALQSALVTKQNELIDVYLSNVLWTSQAMRTQLSASDWLTEADFHHSAATITALKHFNTTLADTHHQRWQAIKPIQPEQETLEKQPIVGPLIFSLHNSTVMLNHINRHLQQHFPHVSCGENRDNTQFRYLTNVLNQQYIDVIQIYSAELNQVFYQVSLHIDFLTEDVMPQVIDLMHYHQKFHEANLQHVQLWQSLSKRCGALTQ; encoded by the coding sequence GTGAAAATTTGGCGCGCTATCGTAACACTAACTGTAATCAGCTTTTTGCTCGGGTGTGAGTCTGAGCAAAAAGCGATGTACGAACGTTACTCAACCCGGCTTGGTAATGTCCTTGATATTTCACTCGGTGACATGCCCGATACAGAGGCCGTCACCCTTGAAGATACTCGAGACTTGCTGCGCAGCCCCACCGCGATAACCATAGGCTTGCTCGATAGTTATTCCTTGCGCAAATGCGGTTTATTTCAGCTCATCGCGGACAAAAATTCGATTCTCGGTAAAGTTGCCGATCCCTTCCGTGAGTTCGATTATCAAGTTCAATTTATTCAGCAGGCACAACGCTGTATAGAAGACGACAGTATTGACATTGATGTCGCGCAGGCGCTTCAAAGTGCGCTAGTCACAAAGCAAAACGAACTCATTGATGTGTACTTATCCAATGTGCTTTGGACGTCTCAGGCAATGCGAACTCAGCTGTCTGCGAGTGATTGGCTAACAGAAGCTGATTTTCATCACAGCGCGGCTACCATTACTGCTCTGAAGCATTTCAACACAACACTAGCAGACACTCATCACCAGCGCTGGCAGGCCATTAAGCCGATTCAACCGGAGCAAGAAACACTTGAGAAGCAACCTATCGTTGGACCGCTGATATTCTCATTACACAACAGCACGGTAATGCTCAACCATATAAACCGTCATCTACAGCAACACTTTCCGCACGTCAGCTGTGGCGAAAACCGAGACAATACCCAATTCCGATATCTAACCAACGTACTCAATCAACAGTATATCGATGTTATTCAAATATATAGCGCCGAACTCAATCAAGTGTTTTATCAAGTATCACTTCATATCGATTTCTTAACTGAAGATGTTATGCCACAGGTTATCGATCTAATGCACTACCACCAGAAGTTCCATGAGGCTAACCTACAACACGTGCAGCTATGGCAATCGCTGTCAAAACGCTGCGGGGCGCTCACGCAATAG
- a CDS encoding MATE family efflux transporter — MHRYKEEASRLIKLATPVLVASVAQTSMSFVDTVMAGGVSATDMAAVSIAASIWLPSILFGVGLLLALVPVVAQLNGSSRRHKIAKEVHQGGYLSFLISIPIILILLQSQSILDVMDVEPLMAEKTNGYMNAIIFAVPAYLLFQTLRSFTDGMSYTKPAMVIGFVGLLINIPLNWIFVYGKFGAPALGGVGCGVATTIVYWAMLLMLFGYVFTTQRFTSVGLFEQLHRPDFKELKRLFKLGFPVAAAMFFEVTLFAVVAILLAPLGPMVVASHQVAMNFSSLVFMLPMSIGAAVSIRVGHKLGERSVEGAKIASHVGIIVGVAIAVFTAVLTVVFRESIASLYTDNREVIDVAMSLLIIAAIYQVTDTIQVIAAGALRGYKDMTAIFYCTFIAYWLLGFPIGYILALTDWIVEPMGSYGFWIGFIVGLSSAAFMLGVRLFWIHKQPESEQLKFVET; from the coding sequence GTGCATCGATATAAAGAAGAAGCCTCACGGCTAATCAAATTAGCCACTCCTGTCTTAGTTGCTTCGGTCGCACAAACCAGTATGAGTTTTGTTGATACAGTGATGGCGGGGGGCGTGAGTGCGACGGACATGGCTGCTGTGTCCATTGCTGCGAGTATTTGGTTACCTTCAATCTTATTTGGGGTAGGACTCCTGCTTGCACTTGTTCCCGTTGTCGCTCAACTAAACGGCTCGAGCCGTAGACATAAGATCGCAAAAGAGGTGCACCAAGGTGGATACTTATCTTTTTTGATCTCGATACCCATTATTTTGATTCTTTTACAGAGCCAAAGCATTTTAGATGTGATGGATGTAGAGCCGTTAATGGCTGAGAAAACCAATGGCTATATGAATGCCATCATTTTTGCCGTACCTGCTTATCTACTGTTTCAAACGCTGCGTAGCTTTACAGACGGCATGTCGTACACCAAACCCGCGATGGTGATAGGTTTTGTCGGCCTGCTGATCAATATCCCGTTAAACTGGATTTTCGTTTACGGTAAATTTGGCGCACCAGCACTCGGTGGTGTTGGATGTGGTGTGGCCACGACCATCGTCTATTGGGCGATGCTGCTAATGCTCTTTGGTTATGTCTTTACAACCCAGCGCTTTACAAGCGTTGGCCTATTTGAACAGTTACACAGACCTGATTTTAAAGAGCTTAAACGCCTATTCAAGCTTGGCTTCCCCGTTGCTGCTGCCATGTTTTTTGAAGTGACCTTATTTGCAGTTGTTGCGATACTTCTTGCTCCACTCGGCCCGATGGTCGTCGCATCACACCAAGTGGCAATGAACTTCTCTTCACTCGTGTTCATGCTGCCGATGAGTATTGGTGCTGCGGTAAGCATTCGTGTTGGGCACAAGCTCGGTGAACGCAGTGTTGAAGGTGCGAAAATTGCTTCTCATGTCGGTATAATTGTTGGTGTGGCTATCGCTGTATTCACCGCTGTGCTGACGGTTGTTTTCAGAGAGTCCATTGCGAGTCTATATACAGATAACCGAGAAGTGATTGATGTTGCCATGTCGCTATTGATCATCGCCGCTATTTACCAAGTCACTGACACCATCCAAGTGATTGCCGCTGGCGCGCTTCGAGGCTATAAAGACATGACCGCGATATTCTACTGCACCTTTATCGCTTATTGGTTACTTGGTTTCCCTATCGGTTACATCTTGGCTTTGACAGACTGGATTGTCGAACCGATGGGCTCTTACGGTTTTTGGATTGGATTCATTGTCGGGCTTTCAAGCGCTGCGTTCATGCTTGGGGTTAGACTGTTTTGGATTCATAAACAACCTGAGAGTGAACAGCTCAAGTTTGTTGAGACTTAA
- a CDS encoding riboflavin synthase subunit alpha produces the protein MFTGIVLGMAEVVAIDKKENFQTHTLRLSGKMGESLELGASVAHNGCCLTVTEITGDLVKFDLMQETLRVTNLGELEVGCLVNIERAAKFGDEIGGHSMSGHINGMTHVVAREESENNVTLWFEVSESHRKYILEKGYVGLDGCSLTIGSVENDRFCVHLIPETLQRTLFGRKQVGDTVNLEIDPQTQAIVDTVERVLAQRS, from the coding sequence ATGTTTACCGGTATAGTGTTAGGGATGGCAGAAGTCGTTGCCATTGACAAAAAAGAGAATTTTCAAACTCATACCCTGCGACTGTCAGGCAAGATGGGCGAGAGCCTTGAACTCGGTGCTTCGGTTGCGCATAACGGATGTTGTTTAACAGTAACGGAAATAACCGGTGATTTGGTTAAGTTTGATTTGATGCAAGAGACACTACGAGTCACTAATCTTGGAGAGCTTGAAGTAGGATGTTTGGTCAACATTGAACGAGCTGCTAAGTTTGGTGACGAAATTGGCGGCCATAGTATGTCTGGTCATATCAACGGCATGACACATGTTGTGGCAAGAGAAGAGTCTGAAAATAATGTTACCTTGTGGTTTGAAGTCAGTGAAAGTCATCGAAAATACATTCTAGAAAAGGGTTACGTTGGTCTCGATGGATGTTCGTTAACCATTGGTAGTGTGGAGAATGACCGCTTTTGTGTCCACCTGATTCCAGAAACGTTACAACGTACCTTATTTGGGCGGAAGCAGGTTGGCGATACTGTCAATTTAGAAATTGATCCACAAACACAAGCAATCGTTGATACCGTTGAACGAGTACTAGCGCAACGATCCTGA